Proteins from a genomic interval of Treponema succinifaciens DSM 2489:
- a CDS encoding lipoprotein — MKDSIFMKKIVFNFLVAFASVCFFSCVSTKVEVPDNASSLEIIQLAQTALDKGSTKKSLQYYEILLQRYGMNTAIYIEGRYEIAHIYVKQKKYSKAEPIINEILEIYNASQPGQFPGAYRKLVQKDFEKIQNRKRN; from the coding sequence ATGAAAGATTCAATATTTATGAAAAAAATTGTTTTTAACTTTTTAGTTGCTTTTGCTTCAGTTTGCTTTTTTTCATGCGTGTCAACAAAGGTTGAAGTTCCAGACAATGCTTCAAGTCTTGAAATAATTCAGCTTGCACAGACTGCATTGGACAAGGGGAGCACAAAAAAATCTTTGCAGTATTATGAAATTCTTTTGCAGCGTTACGGAATGAACACTGCCATTTATATAGAAGGCCGCTACGAAATTGCGCATATTTATGTTAAGCAGAAAAAATACAGCAAGGCAGAGCCAATCATAAATGAAATTCTTGAAATTTATAATGCAAGCCAGCCTGGACAGTTTCCCGGCGCATACAGAAAACTTGTCCAGAAAGACTTTGAAAAAATTCAAAACAGAAAACGCAATTAA
- the pyk gene encoding pyruvate kinase, with product MLTRKTKIVCSIGPACDNDDTIREMIKAGMNIARFNFSHGTYDWHKQAMDRVRRVSAEIDVPVAILLDTKGPEIRTGLIDGTNNINLSAGETVIVTTDDCTCVNASEGKPCRISISWKEATKKVSSGIKILIADGLIELVVQKVEGEEIICKASNAGTFGSRKNVNLIGVHAGLPIMSDKDKEDLKFGATQDIDFVAASFVSFPEEVVQIKEYLKSVGAKARVIAKIENEEGLNNIEKITREADGIMVARGDLGVQLPTERIPLAQKAIIRCCHTAGKPVITATQMLDSMIVNPRPTRAELTDVANAIFDGTDALMLSGETAGGKYPVESVKTMALIARTTEDSLEYKEHMRKIDSDYVPGTEVGHMVAHSAYKLSKNIKAKAIIIPTLHGNTARMIGSFRPEQIVIAVTPNKKVQRQLMIQWGVTPVLCRIAGDSDMMIQNAVKLAIENNLVKLSDRVVVCAGIPLSSPLMVNTIRVLVVGNIIARGTSFGFCNSEKQKICGRIIHAEDIVEIRDTVKLNHKTILVCERITEDLIPVLRIIDGVISESGSDLQEENLKLVNPNLVYIQNVPDACKILEDNLSVSIDGEQGLIYEGAIC from the coding sequence ATGCTTACAAGAAAAACAAAAATCGTATGCTCAATCGGACCTGCCTGCGACAACGATGACACAATCCGCGAAATGATAAAAGCAGGAATGAACATAGCCAGATTCAACTTTTCGCACGGAACTTATGACTGGCACAAGCAAGCAATGGACAGGGTTCGCAGAGTTTCTGCAGAAATAGATGTACCTGTTGCAATTCTTTTGGACACAAAAGGTCCCGAAATCCGCACTGGACTTATAGACGGCACAAACAACATCAATCTTTCCGCAGGTGAAACCGTAATTGTTACAACAGACGACTGCACTTGCGTAAATGCTTCGGAAGGTAAGCCGTGCAGAATTTCAATTTCATGGAAAGAAGCCACAAAAAAAGTTTCATCGGGAATAAAAATCTTAATAGCCGATGGACTGATTGAACTTGTTGTTCAGAAAGTTGAAGGCGAAGAAATTATATGCAAGGCTTCAAACGCCGGAACTTTTGGAAGCAGAAAAAATGTAAACTTAATCGGAGTTCATGCCGGGCTTCCAATCATGTCAGACAAAGACAAGGAAGATTTAAAGTTCGGGGCAACACAGGACATTGATTTTGTTGCGGCGAGCTTTGTAAGTTTCCCGGAAGAAGTTGTACAGATTAAAGAATACTTAAAATCTGTAGGCGCAAAAGCCCGTGTCATTGCAAAAATCGAAAATGAAGAAGGCTTAAACAACATTGAAAAAATCACACGCGAGGCAGATGGAATAATGGTTGCGCGCGGAGATTTGGGAGTCCAGCTTCCTACAGAAAGAATTCCGCTCGCGCAAAAAGCCATTATAAGATGCTGCCATACCGCCGGAAAACCTGTAATCACGGCAACGCAAATGCTCGATTCAATGATTGTAAATCCGCGGCCTACAAGAGCAGAGCTTACTGATGTTGCAAACGCAATTTTTGACGGAACAGATGCGCTCATGCTTTCCGGGGAAACTGCTGGCGGAAAATATCCAGTTGAATCTGTAAAGACAATGGCGCTGATTGCCCGCACAACAGAAGATTCTCTTGAATACAAAGAGCACATGAGAAAAATAGATTCCGACTATGTTCCCGGAACAGAAGTAGGACACATGGTTGCACACAGCGCATACAAACTTTCAAAGAACATAAAGGCAAAAGCAATAATAATTCCGACACTGCATGGAAACACTGCAAGAATGATTGGAAGTTTTCGTCCAGAGCAAATTGTAATTGCTGTAACTCCAAATAAAAAAGTTCAGCGTCAGCTTATGATTCAGTGGGGTGTAACTCCGGTTCTTTGCAGAATCGCAGGAGATTCAGACATGATGATTCAGAATGCTGTAAAACTTGCAATTGAAAACAACCTCGTAAAACTTTCAGACAGAGTTGTTGTGTGCGCAGGAATTCCGCTTTCAAGTCCGCTTATGGTAAACACAATCCGAGTACTTGTTGTTGGAAACATAATTGCAAGAGGAACTTCATTCGGATTCTGCAACAGTGAAAAACAAAAAATCTGCGGAAGAATAATCCACGCAGAAGACATTGTTGAAATCCGCGACACTGTAAAACTGAACCACAAAACAATTCTTGTTTGCGAAAGAATAACAGAAGACCTCATTCCGGTATTAAGAATTATAGACGGAGTTATTTCAGAATCCGGAAGCGACTTGCAAGAGGAAAACCTGAAACTTGTAAATCCGAACCTTGTCTATATACAGAATGTTCCCGACGCCTGCAAAATTCTTGAGG
- a CDS encoding vWA domain-containing protein, protein MKKRILFFTIISLGIAFAQQTRIVELPQMQILANDISVKERFSDSGEREGVDLFIRKKPAISSVMLVETTKDPNGKEPNYAYRATEWNETNGNEIRYLDGKELHSEYSKYSLISSTVENHPELGQAFHIFIPNTIYFGYPWSRNGSVQIGKGVFINIRTFEKPYGDYTGKYMDNPFMFDIGKAPKEKEPTKAEAALEEIPEPEVNEEPQIIPQKEEKPILTDDYNPLAVEKFSQLANEGGGFLYYSKPENLVQDLLDSVERITPKTRADIVLAIDTTGSMKDDMEVLRKKWIPEFIEQAKEFEDLRIALLLYRDYNDSYNHKGLPVKFFDFTREPEKIKKQLDSVIIHGNEGGDIPEAVHEALFASINFYEWRNDAQRKIILLGDAEPHPKPRGPRKITQEKVMQLASEKGITLDCIIVPDEKGKSAD, encoded by the coding sequence ATGAAAAAGCGCATTTTGTTCTTTACCATAATCTCACTAGGAATTGCCTTTGCACAGCAGACTCGGATTGTTGAACTGCCGCAAATGCAAATTCTGGCAAACGACATATCAGTAAAGGAAAGATTTTCAGATTCGGGCGAACGTGAAGGAGTTGATCTTTTTATAAGGAAGAAGCCTGCAATAAGCAGCGTAATGCTGGTTGAAACCACAAAAGATCCAAACGGAAAAGAGCCAAACTACGCTTACCGCGCCACAGAATGGAACGAAACAAACGGAAACGAAATCCGCTACTTGGACGGAAAAGAGCTTCATTCTGAATATTCAAAATACAGCCTGATTTCTTCAACTGTAGAAAATCATCCTGAGCTTGGACAAGCATTCCACATTTTTATTCCAAACACGATTTATTTTGGCTATCCTTGGTCGCGCAACGGTTCTGTTCAAATAGGGAAAGGTGTTTTTATAAATATCCGCACATTTGAAAAACCTTACGGCGACTACACTGGCAAATACATGGACAATCCGTTTATGTTCGACATAGGTAAAGCTCCAAAGGAAAAAGAGCCTACAAAAGCCGAAGCCGCGCTTGAAGAAATTCCAGAGCCAGAAGTAAATGAAGAGCCGCAAATAATTCCGCAGAAAGAAGAAAAGCCGATTTTAACAGACGACTACAATCCTTTGGCGGTAGAAAAATTTTCGCAGCTTGCAAATGAAGGCGGCGGATTTTTGTATTATTCCAAGCCGGAAAATCTTGTTCAGGACTTACTGGATTCCGTAGAAAGAATCACGCCGAAGACAAGAGCGGACATCGTGCTTGCAATAGACACAACCGGCAGCATGAAAGACGACATGGAAGTTCTTCGCAAAAAATGGATTCCAGAGTTTATCGAACAGGCAAAGGAATTTGAAGACTTAAGAATTGCGCTTTTGCTTTACAGGGATTACAACGACTCCTATAACCACAAAGGACTTCCTGTAAAATTCTTTGACTTTACAAGAGAGCCTGAAAAAATCAAAAAGCAATTGGATTCCGTCATAATCCACGGAAACGAAGGCGGCGACATTCCAGAAGCTGTGCATGAAGCTCTTTTTGCTTCAATAAATTTCTATGAATGGAGAAATGACGCGCAAAGAAAAATCATTCTTCTTGGAGACGCTGAACCGCATCCAAAGCCAAGAGGTCCAAGAAAAATAACGCAGGAAAAAGTAATGCAGCTTGCAAGTGAAAAAGGAATCACGCTCGACTGCATTATCGTTCCTGATGAAAAAGGAAAATCCGCGGATTAA
- the argC gene encoding N-acetyl-gamma-glutamyl-phosphate reductase, whose translation MAYKIFIDGKEGTTGLKIFERFENRKDIEILLIDEDKRKDSAERAKFINESDFTFLCLPDAASIEAVSLCTNPKTKIIDASTAHRINPDWAYGFPELSPAHREKIINSSRVAAPGCYASGFASICFPLVKHGIISADYPIVCHAVSGYSGAGKKAIAQYEDSNRNPELKSPRLYALTQEHKHLPEMQKVSGLNYKPIFNPYVCDYFQGMTVTISLYSRLLEKKMSAKEICETFKEHYKGCHFVKTADFLGEGILQDNFIAANTLSGTNNMQIFVCGNDERITITSRFDNLGKGASGAAVQCMNIMMGIDEATGL comes from the coding sequence ATGGCATACAAAATCTTTATCGACGGAAAAGAAGGAACTACAGGCTTAAAAATTTTTGAACGTTTTGAAAACAGAAAAGACATTGAAATCCTGCTTATCGATGAAGACAAACGCAAAGACTCTGCAGAACGCGCAAAGTTTATCAACGAGTCTGATTTTACATTTTTATGCCTTCCGGATGCCGCCAGCATAGAAGCCGTAAGTCTTTGCACAAATCCAAAGACAAAAATCATAGACGCTTCTACAGCGCACCGTATAAACCCTGACTGGGCTTATGGATTTCCTGAGCTTTCCCCTGCGCACCGTGAAAAAATTATAAATTCAAGCAGAGTCGCAGCGCCTGGTTGCTATGCTTCAGGATTCGCCTCAATTTGCTTTCCGCTTGTAAAACATGGAATAATTTCTGCGGATTATCCGATTGTCTGCCATGCGGTTTCTGGATATTCAGGAGCCGGAAAAAAAGCAATCGCGCAATACGAAGATTCAAACCGCAATCCAGAGCTAAAAAGTCCGCGCCTTTATGCCCTCACACAGGAACACAAGCACTTGCCAGAAATGCAAAAGGTAAGCGGCTTAAATTACAAGCCAATTTTCAATCCTTATGTATGCGATTATTTTCAGGGAATGACAGTTACAATTTCGCTTTATTCAAGGCTTTTGGAAAAGAAAATGAGCGCAAAAGAAATCTGCGAAACATTCAAGGAGCATTACAAGGGCTGCCATTTTGTAAAAACCGCGGATTTTCTTGGTGAAGGAATTTTGCAGGACAATTTTATCGCGGCAAACACATTGTCAGGAACAAACAATATGCAGATTTTTGTCTGCGGAAACGACGAGCGAATTACAATAACGAGCCGTTTTGACAACCTCGGAAAAGGCGCAAGCGGAGCGGCTGTCCAGTGCATGAACATAATGATGGGTATTGACGAAGCGACTGGTCTTTAA
- the queD gene encoding 6-carboxytetrahydropterin synthase QueD, translating into MFEVRVTADFSAAHFLRDYNGKCENLHGHNYKVYAHVRGTELDRGGMLLDFTKLKKTLREVCGKIDHTNLNDIEFFEQNPSAERIAVYIYNHIIEGIPLLKKTDGKKAWLYAIDVFETETSRARYIAE; encoded by the coding sequence ATGTTTGAAGTTAGAGTTACTGCTGATTTTAGCGCGGCGCATTTTTTAAGAGACTACAACGGAAAATGCGAAAATCTTCACGGACACAATTACAAAGTTTATGCGCACGTCCGCGGAACAGAACTTGATAGAGGTGGAATGCTTTTGGATTTTACAAAGCTGAAAAAAACTCTACGTGAAGTTTGCGGCAAAATTGACCATACAAATTTAAACGACATAGAATTCTTTGAGCAAAATCCAAGCGCAGAAAGAATCGCCGTTTACATATACAATCATATCATAGAAGGAATTCCTTTGCTAAAAAAAACAGACGGAAAAAAAGCATGGCTTTATGCAATCGATGTTTTTGAAACAGAAACAAGCCGCGCGCGATACATTGCTGAATAA